The following are encoded together in the Poseidonibacter lekithochrous genome:
- the hisH gene encoding imidazole glycerol phosphate synthase subunit HisH translates to MKIVVIDYDIGNVKSIINALENIGITPQLTNERNEILKADAVILPGVGAFKHGMENLKKYELIESLLDFIKLDKPFLGICLGMQMLLEESEEFGITKGLSVIEGKIKKLPVKNLNFEKLPHVSWNEIRNKNNNWKNTILNDIGEYSDMYFVHSFVAMPKNENDILSTTLYSDYEFVSSLKKGNVYGCQFHPEKSGEIGLKILKNFVNICKGKYNG, encoded by the coding sequence TTGAAAATAGTTGTTATAGATTATGATATAGGAAATGTAAAAAGTATAATTAATGCGTTGGAAAATATCGGTATTACTCCACAATTAACAAATGAGAGAAATGAAATATTAAAAGCTGATGCAGTGATTTTGCCAGGTGTTGGGGCTTTTAAACATGGAATGGAAAATCTTAAGAAATACGAGCTTATTGAAAGTTTACTAGACTTTATTAAGTTAGATAAGCCTTTTCTTGGCATTTGTCTTGGAATGCAAATGCTACTTGAAGAAAGTGAAGAATTCGGAATAACAAAAGGATTATCTGTAATAGAAGGTAAAATAAAAAAACTACCAGTTAAAAATTTGAATTTTGAAAAACTACCGCATGTTAGTTGGAATGAAATAAGAAATAAAAATAATAATTGGAAAAATACAATTTTAAATGATATCGGTGAATATAGTGACATGTATTTTGTTCATAGTTTTGTAGCTATGCCAAAAAATGAAAATGATATATTATCAACAACTCTATATTCTGATTATGAATTTGTATCATCATTAAAAAAAGGAAATGTTTACGGTTGTCAATTTCATCCTGAAAAAAGTGGTGAAATTGGTTTGAAAATATTAAAAAATTTTGTAAATATATGTAAAGGAAAATATAATGGCTGA
- a CDS encoding N-acetyl sugar amidotransferase, with product MAEKLEAYYGLPNEVKFCKKCVISNQRPSSTVEFKNEKGEKKKVINFNDEGVCSACVYHEEKEEGINWNEREDKLEELLSKFRSTDGSYDVIVPGSGGKDSAYTAHVLKYKYGMNPLTVTWAPHLYTDIGWKNMQEWMHTGGLDNILYTPNGKLHKEMTRNAFHNLLHPFQPFIVGQRIIGPAMAKKFGVQLVMYGENQAEYGNAIEENTNPIMNMDFFSSEDALEMKFGGISMQEYIDTGRYSKDDFAPYIAPDKKDLVESGVEVHYLGYYLKWDPQECYYYAVDNTGFQANPVRTEGSYSKYSSIDDKIDPFHYLTTLIKFGIGRCTYDAAQEVRNGKITREEAAYLVKKYDTEFPDKYFEEFLEYIDSTEEEFWETMNSHRSPHIWKKVGEDWKLRHTVNNDGIDDKK from the coding sequence ATGGCTGAGAAACTAGAAGCTTACTACGGCTTACCAAATGAGGTGAAATTTTGTAAGAAATGTGTAATTTCAAACCAAAGACCAAGCTCAACTGTTGAGTTTAAAAATGAAAAAGGTGAAAAGAAAAAAGTAATAAACTTTAATGACGAAGGTGTTTGTTCTGCTTGTGTATACCATGAAGAGAAAGAAGAAGGTATTAATTGGAATGAAAGGGAAGATAAATTAGAAGAACTACTATCTAAATTTAGAAGTACAGATGGGTCATATGATGTAATTGTTCCTGGTAGTGGAGGTAAGGATAGTGCTTATACTGCACATGTTCTAAAATATAAATATGGAATGAACCCTTTGACAGTTACTTGGGCACCACATCTATATACAGATATTGGTTGGAAAAATATGCAAGAATGGATGCACACAGGAGGGTTAGATAATATTTTATATACTCCTAATGGAAAACTACATAAAGAAATGACAAGGAATGCTTTTCATAATTTATTACATCCTTTTCAGCCTTTTATTGTTGGTCAAAGAATTATTGGTCCTGCTATGGCTAAAAAATTTGGTGTTCAACTTGTAATGTATGGTGAAAATCAAGCTGAATATGGTAATGCTATTGAAGAAAATACTAATCCTATTATGAATATGGACTTTTTCTCTTCTGAAGATGCCTTGGAAATGAAGTTTGGGGGTATCTCTATGCAAGAATATATAGATACAGGTAGATATTCAAAAGATGATTTTGCACCTTATATTGCTCCAGATAAAAAAGATTTAGTTGAATCTGGCGTTGAAGTACATTATTTAGGTTATTATCTTAAATGGGATCCTCAAGAATGTTACTATTATGCGGTAGATAATACAGGTTTCCAAGCAAATCCTGTTAGAACAGAAGGAAGTTACTCAAAGTATAGTAGTATTGATGATAAAATTGATCCCTTTCATTATCTTACAACTTTGATTAAGTTTGGAATTGGAAGATGTACATATGATGCTGCTCAAGAAGTTAGAAATGGTAAAATAACTAGAGAAGAAGCTGCATATTTAGTTAAAAAATATGATACAGAATTTCCTGATAAATATTTTGAGGAATTTTTGGAATATATTGATTCTACTGAGGAAGAATTTTGGGAGACAATGAATAGTCATAGATCTCCTCATATTTGGAAAAAAGTAGGTGAAGATTGGAAATTAAGACATACAGTTAATAATGATGGTATAGATGACAAAAAGTAG
- a CDS encoding cytidylyltransferase domain-containing protein, translating into MTKSRILAVIPARGGSKGLPGKNIIDFAGKPLITWTIESSINSKYISKTIVSSDDYEILTVSRENNANTLKRPDYLALDTTATEPVVLHVLDSLKISNEIFDYIILLQPTSPLRSSKNIDEAFDLLLNSDATSLISVCEIDNKILKAFKKNDKGFIEGISNNKYPFMRRQDLPNTYMSNGAIYIIKTSEFLKNNSFLTTKTVSYLMNSRDSIDIDNETDLVKARAYI; encoded by the coding sequence ATGACAAAAAGTAGAATTTTAGCTGTGATTCCAGCCCGAGGCGGTTCTAAGGGATTGCCTGGTAAAAATATTATTGATTTTGCTGGTAAGCCTTTAATCACTTGGACTATTGAATCTAGTATTAATTCTAAATATATATCTAAAACTATAGTTAGTAGTGATGATTATGAAATTCTAACTGTATCAAGGGAAAATAATGCTAACACACTTAAGAGACCTGATTATTTGGCCCTTGATACAACGGCAACAGAACCAGTAGTTTTGCATGTGCTTGATTCATTGAAAATTAGCAATGAAATCTTTGATTATATTATTCTTCTTCAACCTACTTCTCCCTTGCGAAGTAGTAAAAATATAGATGAGGCTTTTGATTTATTACTTAATAGTGATGCTACCTCTCTTATTAGTGTTTGTGAAATAGATAATAAAATATTAAAAGCTTTCAAAAAGAATGATAAAGGATTTATAGAAGGTATATCTAATAATAAATACCCTTTTATGAGAAGGCAAGATTTACCAAATACTTATATGAGTAATGGTGCAATATATATAATTAAAACTAGTGAATTTCTTAAAAATAATAGTTTTCTTACAACAAAAACAGTATCTTATTTAATGAATAGCCGTGATAGTATTGATATCGATAATGAAACTGATTTAGTAAAAGCAAGAGCATATATATAA